From one Suicoccus acidiformans genomic stretch:
- the rpmA gene encoding 50S ribosomal protein L27, with product MLKLNLQLFATKKGGGSTQNGRDSIAKRLGAKAADGEMIHGGSIIYRQRGTKIHAGNNVGRGGDDTLFALCDGVVRFERKGRNKKQVSVYPVAQEA from the coding sequence ATGTTGAAATTAAACTTACAACTTTTCGCTACGAAAAAGGGTGGAGGTTCCACTCAAAACGGTCGTGATTCAATTGCTAAACGTCTAGGTGCTAAAGCAGCAGACGGTGAAATGATTCACGGTGGATCAATTATCTACCGCCAACGTGGTACGAAAATCCATGCTGGTAACAACGTTGGCCGTGGTGGCGACGATACTTTGTTTGCTTTATGTGATGGCGTTGTAAGATTTGAGCGCAAAGGTCGCAACAAGAAACAAGTAAGTGTTTACCCAGTTGCGCAAGAAGCATAA
- a CDS encoding ribosomal-processing cysteine protease Prp, protein MIDIKFTLDKEGYVETLEMTGHAGYGEHGYDIVCAAVSSQVISVENSLQALLGIPVETEVNEIEGGYLKLRMPKLEGKPLEAAHLLMQHLHLAFDVISESYPEFVHVQDKPSTK, encoded by the coding sequence ATGATTGATATTAAGTTTACGCTGGATAAAGAAGGTTACGTAGAAACCCTAGAGATGACAGGTCACGCTGGATATGGCGAACATGGTTATGATATTGTGTGTGCCGCTGTATCAAGCCAGGTGATTTCCGTTGAGAACTCACTTCAGGCTTTGCTTGGTATTCCTGTCGAAACGGAAGTTAATGAAATCGAAGGAGGCTATCTGAAATTAAGGATGCCCAAATTAGAAGGGAAGCCCTTAGAAGCAGCGCACTTACTTATGCAGCACTTGCATCTAGCCTTTGATGTCATTAGTGAAAGTTATCCAGAATTTGTTCATGTCCAAGATAAACCCAGTACAAAATAA
- the rplU gene encoding 50S ribosomal protein L21, producing MYAIIQTGGKQVKVEEGQTIYVEKLDAQEGETVTFDQVVFVGGENTKVGTPLVEGATVEATVEKQGRGKKITIYRYRRRKDSHRKQGHRQPYTRLTINSINA from the coding sequence ATGTACGCAATTATTCAAACCGGTGGTAAACAAGTTAAAGTTGAAGAAGGGCAAACAATTTACGTAGAGAAATTAGATGCTCAAGAAGGCGAAACGGTTACATTTGATCAAGTAGTCTTTGTTGGTGGCGAGAACACTAAAGTGGGTACACCTTTAGTTGAAGGTGCGACAGTTGAAGCGACAGTTGAAAAACAAGGTCGTGGCAAGAAAATCACAATCTACCGCTACCGTCGTCGTAAAGACTCTCATCGCAAACAAGGTCACCGTCAACCATATACACGTTTAACAATTAATTCAATCAACGCTTAA
- the rny gene encoding ribonuclease Y yields the protein MDFGTIAFAIVTLIIGIIVGFLVKNSIDKKQMNDANANAEVIVDDAIRQAQTLKREALFEAKEENLRYRNEVEEELKERRSEITRSENRLIQKEASLDQKSATLDQRELNIEAKEETYLQKQAELVEKEKDIDTLIEQQQSELEKVAAMSRDEAQNLILAQTEQELEQDIAIRVRDAEQQIKDESTRTAKEIILQAIQRTSTDIVADNSVSVVHLPNDDMKGRIIGREGRNIKSFESLTGIDLIIDDTPDTVLLSGFDPIRREIAKIALEKLIQDGRIHPGRIEEMVERARKEVDERIREVGEEATFELGLHQVHPDLIKIIGRLAYRTSYGQNVLNHSVEVAKLTGYLAGELGEDVQLAKRAGLFHDIGKALDQEVEGTHVEIGVEIAKRYKEPEVVINSIASHHGDTPPTSNIAVLVAVADALSASRPGARSESLENYVRRLEQLEEIANAYQGVDHSYAIQAGRELRVIVKPNEVNDAQSAKLAYDIKSQVESEMTYPGNVKVTVIREMRAIEVAK from the coding sequence ATGGATTTTGGAACAATCGCCTTCGCTATCGTTACTTTAATAATTGGAATAATCGTCGGCTTTCTAGTAAAGAACTCGATCGACAAGAAGCAAATGAATGATGCGAATGCGAATGCAGAAGTGATTGTTGATGATGCGATTCGTCAAGCACAAACGCTTAAACGAGAAGCTTTATTTGAAGCCAAAGAAGAAAATTTACGCTATCGCAATGAGGTCGAAGAAGAGCTGAAAGAGCGTCGTAGCGAGATAACCCGTTCAGAAAATCGCTTAATACAGAAAGAAGCAAGTCTCGATCAGAAAAGTGCGACACTTGACCAAAGAGAGTTGAATATTGAAGCGAAGGAAGAGACGTATCTTCAAAAGCAAGCAGAACTTGTTGAGAAGGAAAAGGATATCGATACGCTCATTGAACAGCAGCAGAGTGAATTAGAGAAAGTGGCTGCTATGTCACGGGATGAGGCTCAGAATTTAATTTTAGCGCAAACCGAACAAGAATTAGAGCAAGATATTGCGATACGGGTTCGGGATGCTGAGCAGCAAATTAAAGATGAGTCTACGCGCACAGCTAAGGAAATTATCTTGCAGGCGATTCAACGCACTTCGACAGATATTGTTGCAGACAACTCGGTCAGCGTTGTTCATCTACCTAATGATGATATGAAAGGGCGCATTATTGGTCGAGAAGGCCGTAATATCAAATCTTTTGAGAGTTTAACAGGGATTGATTTAATTATTGATGATACCCCAGATACAGTGTTGCTAAGTGGTTTTGATCCAATTCGTAGAGAAATTGCTAAGATTGCCCTTGAGAAATTAATTCAAGACGGACGCATTCATCCTGGTCGCATTGAAGAAATGGTTGAAAGAGCACGCAAAGAAGTGGATGAACGGATTCGTGAAGTGGGTGAGGAAGCAACCTTTGAATTAGGCTTGCACCAAGTACATCCTGATTTAATTAAGATTATCGGTCGCTTAGCTTACCGAACTAGTTATGGTCAGAATGTGCTAAATCATAGTGTTGAAGTGGCGAAGTTGACCGGTTATCTCGCAGGAGAATTAGGCGAGGATGTTCAACTGGCTAAACGTGCAGGACTCTTTCACGATATTGGCAAGGCACTTGATCAGGAAGTTGAAGGAACGCATGTTGAGATTGGCGTGGAGATTGCGAAACGCTATAAAGAACCGGAAGTGGTTATCAATAGTATTGCGTCACACCACGGCGATACGCCACCAACTTCGAATATTGCAGTCTTAGTGGCTGTGGCAGATGCTTTATCTGCTTCTAGACCAGGCGCAAGAAGTGAGTCTCTGGAGAATTATGTTCGCCGACTTGAGCAATTAGAAGAGATTGCCAACGCTTACCAAGGAGTTGACCATAGCTACGCAATTCAAGCAGGACGAGAATTACGAGTGATTGTCAAGCCGAATGAAGTGAATGATGCGCAGTCAGCTAAATTAGCTTACGATATTAAATCTCAAGTCGAATCTGAAATGACCTATCCGGGTAACGTAAAAGTAACGGTAATACGCGAAATGCGAGCTATTGAGGTCGCTAAATAA
- the recA gene encoding recombinase RecA: MVDTDRQKALDKALKDIEKNFGKGAIMRMGEDTDREIDTVPTGSIALDVALGVGGYPRGRIIECYGPESSGKTTVALHAIAAVQKQGGTAAFIDAEHALDPAYARNLGVNIDELLLSQPDTGEQGLEIADALVSSGAIDIVVIDSVAALVPRAEIEGEMGDTHVGLQARLMSQALRKLSGSVNKTKTICFFINQIREKIGVMFGNPETTPGGRALKFYSTIRMEVRRNEPIKENGELIGNRTRIKIVKNKVAPPFKETMVDIIYGQGINQTGELVDMAADIDVIHKAGSWYSYGEERIGQGRESAKTFLEENPDIYAEVERKVRAHYGLEASDETEVRDEVEVAETTELPLDEA; the protein is encoded by the coding sequence ATGGTAGATACAGATCGTCAGAAAGCCTTAGACAAGGCTCTGAAAGATATTGAAAAGAACTTCGGTAAAGGCGCAATTATGCGTATGGGAGAAGATACTGACCGAGAAATTGACACAGTCCCAACGGGTTCCATTGCCTTGGATGTTGCCTTAGGTGTAGGCGGATATCCAAGAGGGCGCATTATTGAGTGTTACGGACCAGAATCATCTGGTAAGACAACCGTTGCCTTGCATGCGATTGCGGCGGTGCAAAAGCAAGGTGGGACAGCCGCTTTTATCGATGCTGAACATGCCTTAGACCCGGCTTATGCTAGAAATCTGGGTGTAAATATCGATGAATTACTTTTATCGCAACCAGATACGGGTGAACAAGGCTTGGAGATTGCCGATGCATTAGTTTCCTCAGGGGCGATTGATATTGTGGTCATTGACTCAGTGGCTGCGCTCGTGCCGCGTGCGGAAATCGAAGGGGAAATGGGGGATACCCACGTTGGCTTACAAGCCCGGTTAATGTCACAGGCCTTGCGGAAATTATCAGGCTCTGTCAATAAGACGAAGACAATTTGCTTCTTTATTAACCAAATTCGCGAGAAAATCGGCGTCATGTTTGGCAACCCTGAGACGACTCCTGGTGGACGTGCTTTGAAGTTCTATTCAACTATTCGGATGGAAGTTCGCCGCAATGAGCCGATTAAAGAGAACGGGGAGCTTATTGGGAACCGTACCCGCATTAAAATTGTAAAGAATAAAGTAGCACCGCCATTTAAAGAAACAATGGTGGACATCATTTACGGCCAAGGCATTAATCAAACGGGAGAACTGGTTGATATGGCCGCAGATATTGATGTGATTCATAAGGCGGGTTCTTGGTATTCCTATGGGGAAGAGCGCATTGGTCAAGGGCGCGAAAGTGCGAAAACTTTCCTCGAAGAAAATCCCGACATTTATGCAGAAGTTGAGCGGAAAGTACGAGCCCATTACGGCTTAGAGGCTTCCGATGAGACTGAAGTAAGGGATGAAGTCGAAGTCGCAGAAACAACTGAATTACCCTTAGACGAAGCGTAA
- a CDS encoding competence/damage-inducible protein A yields MKTEIIAVGTEILMGHIVNTNSQDIAQALLGIGLGTYYQQVIGDNPERMKEAFALAGSRSDIIIVSGGLGPTRDDITKQMLGEYLGQELVADQGQLDKIKDYFKTREGGITETDYFQALTFKEGETFFNEVGLACGSVYRKDLDNGQQQYFIVLPGPPFEMRHMLHHYLLPYLTKEIYQDHVIESLYVNFYRIGEAKVAEILDDLIVEQTNPTIAIYAQPRRVTVRITASYPTYNEAMAANQALAEQIIERLAPYFLGYGEHYSLEHYVVEQMKAANLRLSAAESLTGGLVMEALTEVPGSSEVLTGGFVTYQTESKTTLLGIDSSFIQEHSVVSEAVAKAMAEATLAKTGTDLSLALTGVAGPDSLDGRRAGTVFIALAVKDQAIQVKQLDIRHRPRGVVRDIAKSEALSMVKQWLDQNV; encoded by the coding sequence ATGAAAACAGAAATTATTGCAGTCGGAACAGAAATATTGATGGGGCATATTGTTAATACGAACTCACAAGACATTGCCCAAGCCTTGCTAGGCATTGGATTGGGGACATATTACCAACAAGTTATTGGCGATAACCCAGAACGTATGAAAGAGGCCTTCGCTTTAGCCGGTAGTCGGTCGGATATTATTATCGTATCAGGCGGCTTAGGTCCTACTCGCGATGATATTACCAAGCAAATGCTTGGTGAATACTTAGGCCAAGAATTGGTAGCCGATCAAGGGCAACTCGATAAAATCAAAGACTACTTTAAGACAAGAGAGGGAGGAATTACCGAAACGGATTACTTCCAAGCTCTGACTTTTAAAGAAGGGGAGACCTTCTTTAATGAAGTGGGCTTGGCATGTGGGAGTGTTTACCGCAAGGACCTTGACAATGGACAACAACAATACTTTATTGTGTTGCCTGGGCCACCCTTTGAAATGCGACATATGTTGCACCATTATTTACTACCTTACCTTACGAAAGAAATTTACCAAGATCACGTGATCGAGTCCCTCTATGTGAATTTCTACCGAATTGGTGAGGCAAAAGTAGCTGAAATCTTGGATGATTTGATTGTTGAACAAACCAATCCAACGATTGCGATTTATGCGCAACCCAGAAGGGTGACGGTACGCATTACGGCATCTTACCCAACCTATAATGAGGCGATGGCAGCCAATCAAGCTTTAGCAGAGCAGATAATCGAGCGCTTAGCTCCATATTTCTTAGGCTATGGGGAGCATTATTCCCTTGAACATTACGTGGTTGAGCAGATGAAAGCTGCTAACTTACGTTTAAGTGCAGCCGAAAGCTTGACGGGCGGTTTAGTTATGGAAGCTTTAACGGAAGTTCCCGGCTCATCAGAAGTTCTTACCGGTGGTTTTGTCACTTACCAAACTGAATCAAAGACAACTTTATTAGGTATTGATTCAAGCTTTATCCAAGAGCATTCGGTTGTCAGTGAAGCTGTTGCTAAGGCGATGGCTGAAGCAACTTTGGCAAAGACGGGTACGGATTTGAGTTTGGCTTTAACCGGTGTTGCCGGTCCCGATAGTTTAGATGGCCGCAGAGCAGGGACGGTATTTATCGCCTTAGCTGTTAAAGATCAAGCTATCCAAGTCAAGCAATTGGATATCCGTCACCGACCGCGAGGTGTGGTGCGGGATATAGCTAAATCAGAAGCACTATCCATGGTTAAGCAATGGCTTGACCAGAATGTTTAG
- the pgsA gene encoding CDP-diacylglycerol--glycerol-3-phosphate 3-phosphatidyltransferase has product MNIANKLTVFRMLLIPVFLVLMLGNFSWGAIKLATGSLPVSQLLAGLIFIGASFTDYLDGYLARKHNLVTAFGEFFDPMADKLLVIAALIVIVEKGWAPSWVVIIIVSRELLVTGLRVLLARANGKVMVAAMPGKIKTVTQMLAIICYLFNDFGLRLFGYSPANILLYICLFFTIYSGIDYFYQGHFVFDGPK; this is encoded by the coding sequence ATGAATATCGCTAACAAATTAACCGTCTTTCGGATGCTTTTAATTCCTGTATTCCTTGTGTTAATGCTAGGGAACTTCTCCTGGGGGGCGATAAAACTTGCAACGGGTTCTCTGCCGGTGTCCCAATTGCTGGCAGGCTTAATCTTTATTGGGGCAAGTTTTACCGATTACTTAGATGGTTATCTTGCTCGTAAGCATAATTTAGTGACCGCTTTTGGCGAGTTCTTCGATCCGATGGCTGATAAATTGCTAGTCATTGCAGCCTTAATCGTAATAGTCGAGAAAGGCTGGGCACCCAGCTGGGTTGTTATCATTATTGTGAGCCGAGAATTATTAGTCACCGGACTAAGGGTTCTCCTTGCCAGAGCTAATGGCAAGGTGATGGTAGCCGCCATGCCCGGTAAAATCAAGACGGTCACACAAATGTTAGCGATTATTTGCTATTTATTTAACGACTTTGGACTTCGTTTATTTGGCTATTCTCCGGCAAATATTCTACTTTATATTTGCTTATTCTTTACAATTTATTCTGGCATAGATTATTTCTACCAAGGTCACTTCGTATTTGATGGACCGAAGTAG
- a CDS encoding helix-turn-helix domain-containing protein, with protein sequence MSELGSKLREARIERGYTLNTLQQMTKIQKKYLQAIEEGNYEEMPGDFYVRAFIKQYADMVGLNGSDLLEEYEAELKENAEQAKETQPQETPSDLPSRKERFRSDEKSNLEILMGYAPLFLLVLAIIMIMIMLILAINRINQANEQEANLEERTPSIVSVLEPESVASESSKESLSEASTSQENQPALGENDIQVGDAVLTRVTAETGETAYQLNGPFSAYEFEVRGNAYVWVGIVEDDMMVVDTTMSADDTLEHKASSGVSQVRIRLGYPEGADIYVNGEKVESPDPYIQDSILFIAADQPASEQDESSSNETIDLNIPEDDTNSNQTEATSSQEEYTGYQGPAVYAPNY encoded by the coding sequence ATGAGTGAGTTAGGATCAAAATTGCGAGAAGCCCGGATTGAACGGGGCTATACCTTAAATACCTTGCAACAAATGACCAAAATACAAAAGAAATACTTGCAAGCAATTGAAGAGGGCAATTATGAAGAGATGCCCGGCGATTTCTATGTGCGAGCTTTTATCAAGCAATATGCTGATATGGTGGGCTTGAATGGAAGTGATTTGCTTGAAGAATATGAAGCCGAATTAAAGGAGAATGCTGAGCAGGCAAAGGAGACTCAGCCGCAAGAAACCCCCTCAGATTTACCTTCACGCAAAGAGCGATTTAGAAGTGATGAGAAGAGCAATTTAGAAATTCTGATGGGTTATGCGCCACTCTTCCTATTAGTATTGGCCATTATTATGATTATGATTATGCTGATCCTTGCCATTAATCGGATTAATCAAGCCAATGAGCAAGAAGCCAACCTTGAGGAAAGAACCCCAAGTATCGTAAGTGTCTTAGAACCTGAATCGGTTGCCTCAGAAAGTTCGAAAGAATCTTTAAGTGAAGCAAGCACTTCACAAGAAAATCAGCCTGCTTTAGGAGAGAATGACATTCAAGTAGGTGACGCTGTACTAACGCGAGTAACGGCCGAAACCGGCGAAACAGCTTATCAATTGAATGGACCTTTCAGTGCTTACGAATTTGAAGTAAGAGGAAATGCTTATGTTTGGGTTGGTATCGTTGAGGATGATATGATGGTTGTAGACACTACGATGAGTGCGGACGACACCTTAGAACATAAAGCTAGTTCAGGCGTATCCCAAGTACGTATCCGTTTAGGATATCCAGAAGGGGCCGATATCTATGTTAACGGGGAGAAAGTAGAGTCACCAGACCCTTATATTCAAGATAGCATCTTATTTATCGCTGCCGACCAGCCAGCAAGTGAACAAGATGAGTCATCTTCAAATGAGACCATCGATTTGAATATTCCAGAAGATGATACAAATAGTAATCAAACGGAAGCAACATCTAGCCAGGAAGAGTACACTGGCTACCAAGGCCCAGCAGTTTATGCACCGAATTATTAA
- the yfmH gene encoding EF-P 5-aminopentanol modification-associated protein YfmH, with the protein MQRKQYDLIQETLYSKTLPNGLQVLILPKADYHKVYGIFTTHFGSNIQKIRNRDTQELHEIPAGAAHFLEHKLFEGPDGEDAFQLFMHQGANANAFTNNHQTSYLFDGSFDISQNIEILLDFVQNPAFTPEGVAKEKGIITQEILMYLDQPISRGLQALMEHLYPNHPAGMDITGSVESVNATTYEALKLAYDTFYHPSQMVLVIVGQVDPEATMELIAHNQAGKTFQPTPFEGVFDPIEAPPLPPSHIEMAVAQPFVFAGLRMDAESLPSGQDRLRLELVSDIFLELLMGPSSPTFQAWLNDAIIDANFGFNIEMEPHTHHLLMYTTSMDAEATLKAWQSHLSQWQHSAHFTREAFAQVVRGTIGDHLQLLNSLEGIAYNLTDGALNHYDVLASLSLLKEISFDEVLAYGEQYIQAASWTSVTLQPKKS; encoded by the coding sequence ATGCAACGTAAGCAGTATGATTTGATCCAAGAGACACTTTACTCAAAGACGTTACCCAATGGCTTGCAAGTGCTTATCTTGCCAAAAGCCGATTACCATAAGGTGTATGGTATTTTTACAACGCATTTCGGCTCGAATATCCAGAAAATTCGCAACCGTGATACCCAAGAACTACACGAAATCCCCGCCGGGGCAGCTCATTTTCTAGAACATAAACTCTTTGAAGGTCCAGACGGTGAGGATGCCTTCCAACTATTCATGCATCAAGGGGCTAATGCGAATGCATTTACCAATAATCATCAGACTAGTTATTTATTTGATGGGTCGTTTGATATTTCACAGAACATTGAAATTCTCCTAGACTTTGTACAAAATCCTGCCTTCACCCCAGAAGGTGTCGCAAAGGAAAAAGGAATTATTACGCAAGAAATCTTGATGTATTTAGATCAGCCGATCAGCCGTGGTCTTCAAGCTTTGATGGAACATCTATATCCCAACCACCCCGCAGGCATGGATATTACAGGCAGTGTTGAATCAGTTAATGCTACTACGTACGAAGCATTGAAATTAGCTTACGACACTTTCTATCATCCGAGCCAGATGGTTCTGGTCATTGTAGGGCAGGTAGACCCGGAAGCGACTATGGAACTGATTGCTCACAATCAAGCAGGCAAAACCTTTCAGCCAACGCCATTTGAAGGGGTCTTTGACCCGATTGAAGCCCCACCACTTCCTCCAAGTCACATTGAAATGGCTGTTGCTCAACCGTTTGTATTTGCTGGCTTGCGTATGGATGCTGAAAGTCTGCCTTCTGGCCAAGACCGTTTGCGCTTAGAACTTGTGAGCGATATCTTCTTAGAATTGCTGATGGGGCCAAGTTCACCAACCTTCCAAGCGTGGCTTAACGATGCAATCATTGATGCCAATTTCGGCTTTAATATTGAAATGGAGCCCCATACGCATCATTTATTAATGTATACGACATCCATGGATGCAGAAGCTACCCTTAAAGCCTGGCAATCACACTTAAGTCAGTGGCAACATTCAGCGCATTTCACCCGAGAAGCCTTTGCACAAGTTGTTCGTGGTACGATTGGCGATCACTTGCAACTATTGAATTCCTTAGAAGGCATCGCCTATAATTTGACCGATGGGGCGCTTAATCATTATGATGTATTGGCTTCTTTAAGCCTTCTTAAAGAGATTAGCTTTGATGAGGTGCTAGCTTACGGTGAGCAATACATCCAAGCAGCTTCATGGACGAGTGTGACACTTCAGCCCAAAAAGTCATAA
- a CDS encoding M16 family metallopeptidase: MKSGIHLLVEPSSKYKTNALSLKFIMPYDSKEAIQLTLLARMFEAGSKAIGNRSQLEQALADLYGASLSVGGRRRADYYEFTLNSQMLADQFLPEDGLMHSWLDLLADLVLNQAFDASDEVMQARFALEKEQLARQLKRRQDNKKQLAARKLKEHLYQGSPEAYLGAYGDEALLDSLTLEDLQRVYDKLLQKAQIVCVAHGRLSEAQLETWLNSLAFRACPVVYSYQDLRLAIKPQAIAFQDEVIEANQGNLAMALATNYGVDDRERLKANVANAIFGQLPSSALFMNIRERDSLAYSIHSTLDVYRELMIVQAGIDSTKGKEVYEKVFDELHKVAQTPINPAYFQEVKLTILSNRVQAQDYQWFELELVFLDWMNPASDYSLATYEANLQALTEAEVRQVLLDLTLLGAYFLKGGEA, encoded by the coding sequence ATGAAGTCAGGTATCCATTTATTAGTGGAACCATCGTCGAAATATAAAACCAACGCGCTATCACTGAAGTTTATTATGCCTTATGATTCGAAAGAGGCGATTCAATTAACCCTACTGGCACGCATGTTTGAAGCTGGTTCAAAGGCCATTGGCAACCGTAGTCAACTGGAACAAGCTTTAGCTGATTTATATGGGGCTAGCTTAAGCGTGGGAGGACGCCGGCGGGCGGATTATTATGAATTCACCTTAAATTCGCAAATGTTAGCAGATCAGTTCTTGCCTGAGGATGGTCTGATGCATAGTTGGCTTGACCTGTTAGCTGATTTAGTCCTCAATCAAGCCTTTGATGCAAGCGATGAAGTGATGCAAGCTCGATTTGCTCTGGAGAAAGAACAACTTGCGCGCCAATTGAAGCGTCGCCAAGATAATAAGAAGCAATTAGCAGCCCGTAAACTAAAGGAACACCTCTACCAAGGCTCACCAGAGGCTTATTTAGGTGCTTATGGGGATGAGGCCTTATTGGATTCGCTAACTTTAGAAGATTTACAAAGAGTCTATGATAAGTTACTGCAAAAGGCTCAAATTGTCTGTGTAGCACATGGGCGTTTAAGTGAAGCTCAACTTGAGACATGGTTGAATAGCCTAGCGTTCAGGGCGTGTCCGGTGGTATATAGCTATCAAGACTTAAGGCTTGCAATTAAGCCACAGGCAATTGCTTTCCAAGATGAAGTCATTGAAGCCAATCAAGGGAATTTAGCCATGGCTTTGGCTACAAATTATGGTGTAGACGATCGGGAGCGATTAAAAGCGAATGTGGCGAATGCGATTTTCGGGCAATTGCCCTCTTCGGCTTTATTTATGAATATTCGGGAACGTGATAGTTTGGCATATTCCATTCATTCGACTTTAGATGTTTACCGGGAGCTGATGATTGTTCAAGCCGGGATTGATTCGACTAAAGGCAAAGAGGTGTATGAGAAAGTATTCGATGAGTTACACAAAGTTGCTCAAACACCGATTAATCCGGCATACTTCCAAGAGGTGAAGTTAACTATCCTAAGTAATCGGGTTCAGGCTCAGGATTATCAGTGGTTTGAATTAGAATTAGTATTTCTGGATTGGATGAATCCAGCTAGTGATTATTCTTTAGCAACTTATGAGGCGAATTTGCAAGCACTCACAGAAGCTGAAGTGCGGCAAGTTTTATTAGATTTGACGCTATTAGGGGCATATTTCTTAAAAGGAGGTGAGGCTTAA
- a CDS encoding ISL3 family transposase produces MNHFIEKTFQLKDKNIEIDMDYCEEIEFKGRTSLFYRGTLAYKPEACPHCGIANNDYVIVSNGKRSSRLTLTAKSGLPAYLILAKQRFLCKACGRSFTAKTSIVNPDCYITNQVKQQIMDRATRVTCETDIAKDTFVSPNTVRRVIHETARAIRIRSTEQLPEHLSFDEFKSVKSVKAAMSFICCDTLSHKIVDVVEDRKTHSLSAYFSRFSRQARYQVQTITIDMYEPYMHLAKRWFPNAKIILDPFHLIQALNRELDRTRIRYMNEVRYKDSRLYNKLKRYWKLILKPKSDLMSTEYHRFPLFDWLTNTRSIVDYLIQHDDVLKDTYQMVHQLGDALRDRNWQRYQEILAQSRSMTLSKGLRRVLRTFRKYGEYIHNTLTHAGLSNGPIEGINNKIKLLKRNGYGYRNFSHFRDRILLMCRLYEPKNKEKDQATNLVA; encoded by the coding sequence ATGAATCATTTTATCGAAAAAACCTTCCAATTAAAAGACAAAAACATTGAAATCGATATGGATTATTGTGAAGAGATAGAATTCAAAGGGCGAACATCGCTCTTTTATCGAGGAACATTGGCATATAAACCGGAGGCTTGTCCTCATTGTGGCATTGCCAATAATGATTATGTCATTGTCAGTAATGGAAAACGCTCCTCTCGTCTGACATTAACAGCCAAATCAGGCTTACCTGCTTACTTAATCCTAGCTAAGCAACGCTTTTTATGCAAAGCCTGTGGGCGGTCATTTACAGCGAAGACATCCATCGTTAATCCTGACTGCTATATTACTAATCAAGTCAAACAACAGATTATGGACCGCGCCACAAGAGTCACTTGTGAAACAGATATCGCCAAAGATACCTTTGTATCACCGAATACAGTCCGACGGGTGATTCATGAAACTGCTCGAGCTATTCGAATACGGTCCACTGAACAGTTGCCTGAGCATCTATCCTTTGATGAATTTAAAAGCGTTAAGTCGGTTAAAGCAGCGATGAGCTTCATCTGTTGTGATACACTGTCACATAAAATCGTAGATGTGGTCGAAGACAGAAAAACACACTCACTCAGTGCTTATTTCTCAAGGTTTAGTCGCCAAGCACGTTACCAAGTTCAAACCATTACGATAGATATGTACGAACCATACATGCACCTGGCAAAGCGATGGTTTCCAAATGCAAAGATTATTCTTGATCCGTTCCATTTAATTCAAGCCTTAAATCGCGAATTAGATCGGACACGAATTCGTTACATGAACGAGGTTCGTTATAAAGATTCAAGACTCTATAATAAACTTAAGCGTTATTGGAAATTAATACTCAAACCAAAAAGCGACTTAATGTCTACTGAATACCATCGCTTCCCACTGTTTGATTGGTTAACCAATACTCGTAGCATTGTGGACTATCTCATTCAGCACGACGACGTCTTGAAGGATACCTATCAAATGGTGCATCAATTGGGCGATGCCTTAAGGGATAGGAACTGGCAACGATATCAAGAGATTTTGGCACAAAGCCGGTCCATGACACTTTCAAAAGGCTTAAGGCGTGTATTAAGGACGTTCAGAAAGTATGGGGAATATATCCATAACACACTCACACATGCAGGCCTTAGTAATGGTCCTATCGAAGGGATTAATAATAAGATTAAACTACTCAAACGCAATGGTTATGGTTACAGAAACTTCAGTCATTTTAGAGACAGAATATTACTCATGTGCCGACTTTATGAACCTAAGAACAAAGAAAAAGATCAAGCAACAAATTTAGTCGCTTGA